A stretch of Spirosoma oryzicola DNA encodes these proteins:
- a CDS encoding hemolysin family protein produces the protein MELLIILLLTLLNGVFSMSEIALVSSRRSKLEIAAKNGDRRAQVALDLSNSPNRFLSTVQIGITLIGILLGIFSGDKLTTDVQEFIGQIAVIRPYANSIAVVLVLLMLTYVSLVFGELVPKRIGLSNPEGIAKTMAAPMILLSRITSPFIALLTFSSDILLKVLNIKPNENAVTEEEIKSLIQEGTTGGAIEEIEQEIVQNVFQLGDRRITSLMTNRQEIVYLDLEDDIAENKAKILDYKHSVYPLCNGSVDDVVGLIYSKDFLGKDLEVELTRLDELKREALFVPENNRAYQVLERFRERRQYVGIIVDEYGGVLGVVTLNDILDVLVGDINDDTYPDYEIREREDGTYLIDAQLPFEDFISYFNINITAQARRDLTGFDTLGGFALHILKDIPQTGESFVWQAYRFEIIDMDKSRIDKILVRKLAED, from the coding sequence GTGGAACTTCTTATCATTTTATTGCTGACGCTTCTGAATGGAGTCTTTTCCATGTCAGAAATTGCCCTTGTCTCTTCCCGGCGATCGAAACTGGAAATTGCCGCCAAAAACGGAGATCGACGGGCGCAGGTAGCCCTCGATTTATCGAACTCTCCGAACCGATTTCTGTCCACCGTTCAAATCGGTATTACCCTGATCGGTATCCTGCTTGGTATTTTTTCGGGCGACAAGCTGACGACCGATGTTCAGGAATTTATCGGCCAGATCGCTGTTATTCGGCCTTACGCCAATTCGATTGCCGTCGTGCTGGTGCTGCTGATGCTGACCTATGTGTCGTTGGTATTTGGCGAGTTAGTACCGAAGCGAATCGGTTTATCGAATCCGGAAGGAATTGCCAAAACAATGGCCGCGCCGATGATTCTGCTGTCGCGCATAACATCGCCCTTCATCGCGTTACTGACTTTTTCGAGTGATATTCTGCTCAAAGTGCTAAACATCAAGCCAAACGAAAATGCTGTAACTGAGGAAGAAATCAAAAGCCTGATTCAGGAAGGGACTACCGGCGGGGCCATCGAAGAAATCGAGCAGGAAATCGTTCAGAATGTCTTTCAGTTGGGTGATCGCCGAATCACTTCACTGATGACCAACCGACAAGAAATTGTTTACCTTGATCTGGAGGATGACATTGCCGAGAACAAAGCAAAAATTCTGGACTACAAACACTCCGTTTACCCGCTTTGCAACGGCAGCGTAGACGACGTAGTTGGTTTGATTTATTCGAAGGATTTTCTCGGAAAAGATTTAGAGGTTGAACTGACCCGATTGGACGAATTGAAGCGTGAAGCCTTATTTGTTCCTGAAAATAATCGGGCGTATCAGGTGCTGGAGCGCTTCCGGGAGCGGAGACAGTACGTCGGGATCATTGTCGATGAATATGGTGGCGTACTGGGCGTGGTAACCCTAAACGATATTCTGGACGTATTGGTCGGCGACATCAACGACGATACGTACCCTGACTATGAAATCCGCGAGCGCGAAGACGGAACCTACCTGATTGACGCTCAGCTACCTTTCGAAGATTTTATTTCCTATTTCAACATTAACATAACCGCTCAGGCGCGCCGGGACCTTACGGGATTCGATACGCTTGGTGGCTTCGCGCTGCACATTCTGAAAGACATCCCGCAGACGGGCGAGTCTTTTGTCTGGCAGGCTTACCGGTTTGAAATCATCGATATGGATAAGAGCCGAATTGATAAAATATTGGTTCGTAAATTGGCTGAGGACTAA
- a CDS encoding NUDIX hydrolase — translation MIVFINDRPIRLVGPKATSQLTNSLKREAFSDYDKIVDARLDILKEDALQGHLLVLNTTPATIEKLVHLLQKAKATGLSSITLGCLDKSACEDAIKKPFKIIKAAGGIVFKGDKMLLMFRRGVWDLPKGKLDDGESSRQGAAREVEEETGVRVTVGDRVCTTWHTYNLNGNRILKRTKWYRMSVVDDRRMTPQADEGIEKLAWFDQKQTKLALTNSFSSIRYVIDSVNELIKQ, via the coding sequence ATGATTGTTTTCATTAACGACCGCCCAATCCGGCTCGTTGGCCCGAAAGCCACTTCTCAACTGACCAATTCGTTGAAACGAGAAGCGTTCAGCGACTACGACAAAATCGTTGATGCCCGACTAGACATCCTGAAGGAAGACGCGCTACAAGGTCATCTTCTTGTCCTGAATACAACCCCCGCAACGATTGAAAAACTGGTGCATCTGCTGCAAAAAGCCAAAGCAACCGGTTTATCGTCCATAACGCTGGGCTGCCTCGACAAAAGTGCCTGCGAAGATGCCATCAAAAAACCGTTCAAGATCATCAAAGCTGCGGGTGGCATCGTTTTTAAAGGCGATAAAATGCTTTTGATGTTCCGTCGGGGTGTTTGGGATCTGCCCAAGGGCAAGTTGGATGACGGTGAGTCATCACGGCAGGGAGCGGCCCGGGAAGTCGAAGAAGAGACCGGCGTGCGCGTAACCGTCGGTGACCGGGTCTGCACCACCTGGCACACCTACAACTTAAACGGTAACCGGATTCTCAAACGGACAAAATGGTACCGGATGAGTGTAGTAGACGACAGACGCATGACTCCCCAGGCCGATGAAGGCATCGAGAAGCTGGCCTGGTTCGATCAAAAACAAACGAAATTGGCGCTTACCAACTCGTTTAGCTCAATCCGGTACGTCATTGACTCGGTCAACGAGTTGATCAAACAATAA
- the coaD gene encoding pantetheine-phosphate adenylyltransferase — MKKIALFPGSFDPFTKGHQDIVLRGLRLFDEVIIGIGRNARKERYFPLDQMIHLIEEAFQEYPNVRVISYDDLTANVARNEGAKFLLRGLRNTTDFEYENGISQVNRHIYEEIETVFLITSPNLAPISSSIIRDLHRYGQQVDEFLPYKLVNQTV; from the coding sequence ATGAAAAAAATTGCGCTGTTTCCCGGTTCCTTTGATCCGTTTACCAAAGGTCACCAAGATATTGTATTACGCGGACTGCGGCTGTTCGACGAAGTGATTATTGGGATTGGCCGCAATGCGCGTAAGGAACGGTATTTTCCGCTCGACCAGATGATTCACCTGATCGAAGAGGCTTTCCAGGAGTACCCAAACGTGCGCGTCATCAGTTACGACGACCTGACGGCTAATGTGGCCCGTAACGAAGGTGCTAAATTTCTGCTGCGGGGGCTGCGCAATACGACCGACTTCGAGTACGAAAACGGCATATCGCAGGTGAACCGCCACATCTACGAAGAAATCGAAACGGTTTTTCTAATTACCTCCCCCAATCTGGCCCCGATCAGCTCCAGTATCATTCGTGACCTGCACCGTTATGGGCAGCAGGTCGACGAATTTTTACCGTATAAGCTGGTAAACCAGACCGTTTAA